Proteins from a single region of Catenulispora acidiphila DSM 44928:
- a CDS encoding heat shock protein transcriptional repressor HspR codes for MASKNPFLPLTEETPVYVISVAAQLAGMHPQTLRQYDRLGIVCPERTGGGGRRYSARDIDTLREVQRLSQDEGVNLAGIKRIRELEEQVAALSRRVAELEAVTLYPTAKGTVPVAAPIAPPVSPLPPAPPGYRGDLLPALPATFTTALAVWKPQGK; via the coding sequence ATGGCTTCCAAGAATCCGTTCCTGCCGCTCACCGAGGAAACTCCCGTCTACGTCATCTCCGTGGCCGCGCAGCTGGCCGGGATGCATCCGCAGACCCTGCGGCAGTACGACCGGCTCGGCATCGTGTGCCCGGAGCGCACCGGCGGCGGTGGCCGCCGGTACTCCGCGCGGGACATCGACACGCTGCGCGAGGTGCAGCGGCTGTCCCAGGACGAAGGCGTGAACCTGGCCGGGATCAAGCGCATCCGCGAGCTCGAGGAGCAGGTCGCGGCGCTGTCCCGGCGGGTGGCCGAACTCGAGGCCGTGACGCTGTACCCGACGGCCAAGGGCACGGTCCCGGTCGCGGCGCCGATCGCGCCGCCGGTCTCGCCGCTGCCGCCGGCTCCGCCCGGCTACCGCGGCGACCTGCTGCCGGCCCTGCCCGCGACGTTCACCACTGCTCTGGCGGTCTGGAAGCCCCAGGGCAAGTGA
- the grpE gene encoding nucleotide exchange factor GrpE yields the protein MSDEYAAEREGEGERANLAVTELLAKLAERTNELQGVQAELSERTNDLQRLQAEFSNYKKRVERDRQVVKETAVAGALSELLPVLDDIGRAREHGELEGGFRQVGEAFEAVVAKLGLARFGAAGELFDPNLHEALLSTTSPDVDEVTVAVLFRPGYRIGERVVRAAQVQVAEPGPALETEPAPEPAPKPKPAAPAAKRAPGGAGKTAAEPAAEVDDDDDSGL from the coding sequence GTGAGCGACGAGTACGCGGCCGAGCGGGAAGGCGAGGGCGAGCGCGCCAACCTCGCGGTGACCGAGCTGCTGGCCAAACTCGCCGAGCGGACCAACGAGCTGCAGGGCGTGCAGGCCGAGTTGTCCGAGCGCACCAACGACCTGCAGCGGCTGCAGGCCGAGTTCAGCAACTACAAGAAGCGGGTCGAGCGGGACCGGCAGGTGGTCAAGGAGACCGCCGTGGCCGGCGCGCTGTCCGAGCTGCTCCCGGTGCTGGACGACATCGGCCGGGCGCGCGAGCACGGCGAGCTGGAAGGCGGGTTCCGCCAGGTCGGCGAGGCCTTCGAGGCCGTGGTGGCCAAACTGGGCCTGGCCCGGTTCGGCGCGGCCGGGGAGCTCTTCGACCCGAACCTGCACGAGGCCCTGCTGAGCACCACGTCCCCGGACGTGGACGAGGTGACCGTGGCGGTGCTGTTCCGCCCCGGCTACCGGATCGGCGAGCGCGTGGTCCGCGCGGCGCAGGTGCAGGTCGCCGAGCCCGGACCGGCTTTGGAGACCGAGCCGGCACCCGAGCCGGCGCCCAAGCCCAAGCCCGCGGCACCGGCCGCGAAGCGTGCGCCGGGCGGAGCCGGCAAGACGGCGGCCGAGCCGGCCGCCGAGGTCGACGACGACGACGATTCGGGACTGTGA
- the clpB gene encoding ATP-dependent chaperone ClpB, producing the protein MDSQKLTTKSQEALSVAIREATRAGNPQVESIQVLLALLGQVEGTTRPLLEAVGVDRAALSQAVTAAAERLPSASGSTVSAPTLARNTLNALNAAGDEARKLDDEYVSTEHLLLGLALGNDSTADLLKKAGATPQALREAFGKVRGSARVTSQDPEATYQALEKYGVDLTAAARDGKLDPVIGRDAEIRRVVQVLSRRTKNNPVLIGEPGVGKTAVVEGLAQRIIAGDVPESLRDKRLVSLDLGAMVAGAKYRGEFEERLKAVLADIKDSEGQIVTFIDELHTVVGAGATGDSSMDAGNMLKPMLARGELRMVGATTLDEYRERIEKDPALERRFQQVLVDEPTVEDTIAILRGLKGRYEAHHKVAISDTALVAAATLSHRYITSRFLPDKAIDLIDEAASRLRMEIDSRPVEIDELQRTVDRMKMEELALAKEHDPASRDRLARLRLDLADRQEQLNALNARWEQEKSGLNRVGELKQRLDAMKSQVEQAQRSGDFETASRLLYAEIPAVEAELETASTTVDEAEDVAPMVKEEVGPDDIAEVVGAWTGIPAGRLLEGETEKLLTMEQRIGERLIGQAEAVAAVSDAVRRARAGISDPDRPTGSFLFLGPTGVGKTELAKALADFLFDDEHAMVRIDMSEYSEKHSVARLVGAPPGYVGYEEGGQLTEAVRRRPYSVVLLDEVEKAHPEIFDVLLQVLDDGRLTDGQGRTVDFRNTILILTSNLGTSGFDLTVDEALDPVQARLDRRQRVDNAVRAAFKPEFLNRLDAQVIFDPLGTTELGRIVDIQVRKLAARLADRRLGLEVTPGARDWLAIAGYEPAFGARPLRRLVQSSIGDPLARRLLAGEIRDGDTVRVDVDIENDALIIGSQAS; encoded by the coding sequence GTGGATTCGCAGAAGCTGACGACCAAGAGCCAGGAGGCCCTGAGCGTCGCGATCCGCGAGGCCACCCGGGCCGGCAACCCCCAGGTCGAGTCGATCCAGGTGCTGCTGGCCCTGCTCGGCCAGGTCGAGGGCACCACCCGGCCGCTGCTGGAGGCGGTCGGCGTGGACCGCGCCGCGCTCAGCCAGGCGGTCACCGCCGCCGCCGAGCGCCTGCCGTCGGCCAGCGGGTCGACGGTCTCGGCGCCCACCCTGGCCCGCAACACCCTGAACGCCCTCAACGCCGCCGGCGACGAGGCGCGCAAGCTCGACGACGAGTACGTCTCGACCGAGCATCTGCTGCTCGGTCTGGCGCTGGGCAACGACTCCACGGCCGACCTGCTCAAGAAGGCCGGCGCCACGCCGCAGGCGCTGCGCGAGGCGTTCGGCAAGGTGCGCGGCTCGGCGCGGGTGACGTCGCAGGACCCGGAGGCCACCTATCAGGCCCTGGAGAAGTACGGCGTCGACCTGACCGCCGCGGCGCGGGACGGCAAGCTCGACCCGGTGATCGGCCGCGACGCCGAGATCCGCCGGGTGGTGCAGGTGCTCTCGCGCCGGACCAAGAACAACCCGGTGCTGATCGGCGAGCCCGGCGTCGGCAAGACCGCCGTGGTCGAAGGCCTGGCCCAGCGCATCATCGCCGGCGACGTGCCGGAGAGCCTGCGCGACAAGCGCCTGGTGTCCCTGGACCTGGGCGCGATGGTGGCCGGGGCGAAGTACCGCGGCGAGTTCGAGGAGCGCCTCAAGGCCGTCCTGGCCGACATCAAGGACTCCGAGGGCCAGATCGTCACCTTCATCGACGAGCTGCACACGGTCGTCGGCGCCGGCGCGACCGGCGATTCGTCGATGGACGCCGGCAACATGCTCAAGCCGATGCTGGCCCGCGGCGAGCTGCGGATGGTCGGCGCGACCACGCTGGACGAGTACCGCGAGCGGATCGAGAAGGACCCGGCGCTGGAGCGGCGCTTCCAGCAGGTCCTGGTCGACGAGCCGACGGTCGAGGACACCATCGCGATCCTGCGCGGTCTCAAGGGCCGCTACGAGGCGCACCACAAGGTCGCCATCTCCGACACCGCCCTGGTCGCCGCGGCCACGCTCTCCCACCGCTACATCACCTCCCGCTTCCTTCCGGACAAGGCCATCGACCTGATCGACGAGGCCGCCTCCCGGCTGCGCATGGAGATCGACTCCCGCCCCGTGGAGATCGACGAGCTCCAGCGCACCGTGGACCGGATGAAGATGGAGGAGCTGGCGCTGGCCAAGGAGCACGACCCGGCCTCCCGCGACCGGCTGGCCCGGCTGCGCCTGGACCTGGCCGACCGGCAGGAGCAGCTCAACGCCCTGAACGCGCGCTGGGAGCAGGAGAAGAGCGGCCTGAACCGGGTCGGCGAGCTCAAGCAGCGGCTGGACGCGATGAAGTCGCAGGTCGAGCAGGCCCAGCGGTCCGGCGACTTCGAGACCGCCTCCCGGCTGCTCTACGCCGAGATCCCGGCGGTGGAGGCCGAGCTGGAGACCGCCTCGACCACGGTCGACGAGGCCGAGGACGTCGCGCCGATGGTCAAGGAGGAGGTCGGCCCGGACGACATCGCTGAGGTGGTCGGCGCCTGGACCGGCATACCGGCCGGCCGGCTGCTCGAGGGCGAGACCGAGAAGCTGCTGACCATGGAGCAGCGGATCGGCGAACGGCTGATCGGGCAGGCCGAGGCGGTCGCCGCGGTCTCCGACGCGGTGCGGCGGGCGCGGGCCGGTATCTCCGACCCGGACCGGCCGACCGGCTCGTTCCTGTTCCTGGGTCCCACCGGTGTCGGCAAGACCGAGCTCGCCAAGGCGCTGGCGGACTTCCTGTTCGACGACGAGCACGCCATGGTGCGCATCGACATGTCGGAGTACTCCGAGAAGCACTCGGTGGCCCGGCTGGTCGGCGCCCCTCCCGGCTACGTCGGCTATGAGGAGGGCGGCCAGCTGACCGAGGCCGTCCGGCGCCGGCCGTACTCGGTGGTGCTGCTCGACGAGGTCGAGAAGGCGCACCCGGAGATCTTCGACGTGCTGCTGCAGGTGCTCGACGACGGCCGCCTCACCGACGGCCAGGGCCGGACCGTGGACTTCCGTAACACCATCCTGATCCTCACCTCCAACCTGGGGACCAGCGGCTTCGACCTCACCGTCGACGAGGCGCTGGACCCGGTGCAGGCCCGGCTGGACCGGCGCCAGCGCGTGGACAACGCGGTCCGGGCGGCGTTCAAGCCGGAGTTCCTGAACCGGTTGGACGCGCAGGTGATCTTCGACCCGCTGGGCACGACCGAGCTCGGGCGGATCGTCGACATCCAGGTCCGCAAGCTGGCCGCGCGCCTGGCCGACCGGCGTCTGGGACTCGAGGTCACGCCGGGCGCCAGGGACTGGCTGGCGATCGCCGGGTACGAGCCGGCATTCGGCGCGCGTCCGCTGCGCCGCCTGGTGCAGTCCTCGATCGGCGACCCGCTGGCCCGCCGGCTGCTGGCCGGCGAGATCCGGGACGGCGACACGGTCCGCGTGGACGTGGACATCGAGAACGACGCGCTGATCATCGGTTCGCAGGCGTCATGA
- the dnaJ gene encoding molecular chaperone DnaJ, whose amino-acid sequence MAVNKDYYKILGVPKDAPAADIKKAYRKLARQYHPDANKGDAASEEKFKEISEAYDVLSDDKRRKEYDDSRSVFGNGGFRAPGGGAPGGFNFDLGDLLGGLFNRTGGPTTGTSTTGRTTQARRGSDVESEVTLKFSDSIDGATVSLRLTSDTPCSACSGTGAKAGTTPRVCPTCSGTGQVSRNQGGFAFSEPCRDCKGRGLLVDDPCPVCHGSGRAASSRTIQARIPAGVRDGQRIRLKGKGASGERGGPAGDLYVVVHVSPHPVFGREDDNLTVTVPVTFPEAVLGADIQVPTLGGMPVTVKLPANSQNGRVLRVRGRGVARKDGTKGDLLVRFEIAVPAEIGDDARAALQKFQEATGNHHPRAELLDSAKGE is encoded by the coding sequence GTGGCCGTCAACAAGGACTACTACAAGATCCTCGGTGTCCCCAAGGACGCGCCGGCTGCCGACATCAAGAAGGCCTACCGGAAGCTGGCGCGCCAGTACCACCCCGATGCGAACAAGGGCGACGCGGCGTCCGAGGAGAAGTTCAAGGAGATCTCCGAGGCCTACGACGTCCTGTCCGACGACAAACGGCGCAAGGAGTACGACGACTCGCGCTCGGTCTTCGGCAACGGCGGCTTCCGGGCCCCCGGCGGCGGCGCCCCCGGCGGGTTCAACTTCGACCTCGGCGACCTGCTCGGCGGGCTGTTCAACCGGACCGGCGGCCCGACGACCGGGACCAGCACGACCGGCCGCACCACCCAGGCGCGGCGCGGCTCGGACGTGGAGTCGGAGGTGACGCTGAAGTTCAGCGACTCCATCGACGGCGCCACGGTCTCGCTGCGGCTGACCTCGGACACCCCGTGCTCGGCGTGCTCGGGCACCGGCGCCAAGGCCGGCACCACCCCGCGGGTGTGCCCGACCTGTTCGGGCACCGGCCAGGTGAGCCGGAACCAGGGCGGCTTCGCCTTCTCCGAGCCCTGCCGGGACTGCAAGGGCCGCGGCCTGCTGGTCGACGACCCCTGCCCGGTGTGCCACGGCTCCGGCCGGGCCGCCAGCTCCCGCACGATCCAGGCCCGCATCCCGGCGGGCGTCCGCGACGGCCAGCGCATCCGGCTCAAGGGCAAGGGTGCCTCCGGCGAGCGCGGCGGCCCGGCCGGCGACCTGTATGTGGTGGTCCATGTGAGCCCGCACCCCGTCTTCGGACGCGAGGACGACAACCTGACCGTGACCGTGCCCGTCACCTTCCCCGAGGCGGTGCTCGGCGCGGACATCCAGGTCCCGACCCTGGGCGGCATGCCGGTGACGGTGAAGCTGCCGGCCAACTCGCAGAACGGCCGGGTGCTGCGCGTGCGCGGCCGCGGCGTGGCGCGCAAGGACGGGACCAAGGGCGACCTGCTGGTGCGTTTCGAGATCGCGGTCCCGGCCGAGATCGGCGACGACGCGCGGGCGGCGCTGCAGAAGTTCCAGGAAGCGACCGGCAACCACCACCCGCGGGCGGAGTTGCTGGACTCCGCGAAGGGAGAGTGA